The DNA segment ATGCAGCCAATGCGAGCTCCACACATACTGTATCTTTTGGAAACCGAATCAATCATGATTACGTTTTGTTCGATTCCTTTTAGGTTCATCACGGAAAAGTGTTTGTCTCTCTCGTCATATATGAATTCGCGATATACTTCATCAGCAATCAAAAATAAATCGTGTTTTTGTACTAATTCACCCAATTGATTGATTTCTGATTCCGAATACAGATATCCAGTTGGATTATTAGGATTACAAATTAAAATTGCCTTGGTTTTTGGGGTGATCGCTTTTTCAAATTCTTCAATGGTTGGAAGGGTAAATCCACTTTCGATATTCGAAATCACGGGAATTACAGTCGCACTTGATTCTTCGGAAAAAGCATGGTAATTGGCATAAAAAGGTTCGGGAATAATGACTTCATCTCCTGGATCCATAATACTTCCAAGCGCAAACAATAATGCCTCAGAACCACCCGTGGTTATCATGATGTCTTCAAAAGCTACTTTTACATCTTGTTTGGTGTAAAATTTGGCCAGTTTTTTTCTATAACTTTCGTATCCAGCCGAAGGGCCATATTCTATAATGTCTAAATCAATATTTTTTATGGCTTCGATGGCAATTTCCGGGCTTTTTATATCGGGTTGACCTATGTTTAAATGATAAACTTTGTGGCCTTTCTTTTTAGCTATATCTGCGTAAGGAGCCAATTTTCGGATTGGCGATTCGGGCATTCTTCGACCTCTGATTGAAATTTCAGGCATGATTGTAAAATTTGCTGCAAATTTGCGATTTTTTTTTCAAATTTGGGAGAGTCAATCCTCTTAATTTGACGTTAAAAGAATGTTTTTTGTTAATTATTTGCTAACTTTATACAAACAATTCTGATGAAAAAAGCTGTCATTTTATGTTTCTTATTTCTTTTTGCCTTGCCTACTTTGGGTCAAGAAGGGTTTCTGTTTGAAAAAGATATGGATAAAGTGGTTATTCCTTTTAAATTGATCAATAATTTGATATTTATTCCCATAAAAGTCAATGGGATAGAACTGAATTTTTTGTTGGATTCCGGTGTTGAAGAGACTCTTTTGTTTAGCATGGACGACAAAAAAGAAGTTAGTTTCTTTAATGTTGAAAAAATAACTTTGAGGGGTTTGGGTAGTGAAACTTCTATCGAAGGATTGAAATCCAAGAATAATACCTTGGAAATTCCCGGACTCAAGTCTACAAATCATTTGTTGTATATCGTTTTAGATCAAAATTTTAACCTGTCATCTCATGTAGGAATTCCTGTGAACGGTATTATTGGATACAATTTTTTGAAAAACAATTTAATTGAAATCAATTACGAAAAAAAGAGAGTGACAGTCTATAAGGATATTGATAAAAACAGGAAAAAAATAGAAAAAAAATTTCAGATTGTATCCATTACTGTCGAAAGATTGAAACCTTATATTACGGGTAGTGTGGTGATGAATAGCAAGGAAATTCCCGTAAAGTTATTGGTTGATATTGGCAATAGTGACGCAATTTGGCTTTTCGAAAACAGTAAAAAATCGATAAATATTCCGGCAAAAAATTTCGAGGATTATCTGGGAAAAGGTTTTAGTGGAGATGTGGAAGGGAAAAGGGCCCAGATTAAAAAATTTACTTTTTCGAAATATGAATTTGATAATCCAATTGTTGCTTTTCCTGATTCGACTTCAATTAAAAATGTGAGAATGGTCGTGAATCGTACAGGTTCAATAGGTGCAGAAATTTTAAAAAGATTCAATATTGTTTTTGATTACCCTAATCAAAAGATGTTTTTGAAGAAAAACAGTCATTTTAATTCTCCTTTTAGCTACAACAAAAGTGGAATTGAACTGCAACATTATGGTTTGCAATGGGTTCAGGAAACGGTTCGCCTCGAAACTGTCCCATTATCCGAAGGGACCAATCTCATGAATAATTTTAAATATAAATTTGAGTTAAAGCCGGTTTACAT comes from the Flavobacterium limnophilum genome and includes:
- a CDS encoding retropepsin-like aspartic protease encodes the protein MKKAVILCFLFLFALPTLGQEGFLFEKDMDKVVIPFKLINNLIFIPIKVNGIELNFLLDSGVEETLLFSMDDKKEVSFFNVEKITLRGLGSETSIEGLKSKNNTLEIPGLKSTNHLLYIVLDQNFNLSSHVGIPVNGIIGYNFLKNNLIEINYEKKRVTVYKDIDKNRKKIEKKFQIVSITVERLKPYITGSVVMNSKEIPVKLLVDIGNSDAIWLFENSKKSINIPAKNFEDYLGKGFSGDVEGKRAQIKKFTFSKYEFDNPIVAFPDSTSIKNVRMVVNRTGSIGAEILKRFNIVFDYPNQKMFLKKNSHFNSPFSYNKSGIELQHYGLQWVQETVRLETVPLSEGTNLMNNFKYKFELKPVYIIANVRKNSTAALSGIQKDDVLVNINGVPAHKYSLEKINSILKSEEERWITLEVERNGQLLKIKFQLLNVL
- a CDS encoding pyridoxal phosphate-dependent aminotransferase, which produces MPEISIRGRRMPESPIRKLAPYADIAKKKGHKVYHLNIGQPDIKSPEIAIEAIKNIDLDIIEYGPSAGYESYRKKLAKFYTKQDVKVAFEDIMITTGGSEALLFALGSIMDPGDEVIIPEPFYANYHAFSEESSATVIPVISNIESGFTLPTIEEFEKAITPKTKAILICNPNNPTGYLYSESEINQLGELVQKHDLFLIADEVYREFIYDERDKHFSVMNLKGIEQNVIMIDSVSKRYSMCGARIGCMVTKNKEVIAAAMKFAQARLCPPTIEQIACEAAIDTPQSYFDEVISEYKERRDTLISELNKIEGVVVTTPKAAFYCIAQLPVDNTDDFAQWLLESYNSNGETVMVAPAGGFYSTPNVGLNQVRIAYVLKKEDLTRAVQILKDAITIYNSEKKHLVLNSANS